The sequence CCCAGGATAACCGCGGTGCCAATGATGCCATACATATGAAATGCCTGGAAACGGAACATCTCCTGAATCCTGAACCAGGAAACAGCTTCCGATTTTGTCATTACGATGCCAAAAACAATTCCTACCAATAAAAATTTGATCAGTTTCATCGGGTTAAAAAATTAATGGGAAGATTAAAAATGTCATGACCAGGCCGCCAATAAAAAATCCGATGACGGCGATTAATGAGGGAACCTGCAAATCTGATAATCCGCTGATAGCATGTCCTGATGTACAGCCACCTGCATACCTTGCGCCAAATCCAACCATGAGTCCGCCAGCGGCCAGTACGGAAAATCCTTTTAATGTAAAAAGGGCTTTCAGGCTGAACAGTTCTTCAGGCTGTAACCCTGAAGGGGCAGCAAATCCTAGTTTGCCAAGGTCGTTGATTGTGTTAGTGGAAATTTCTACCGGCAGGCCTGTTGATAGGAATTGCCGGGCAATAAATCCGCCGAGGATCGCGCCTACCAGGAACACGAGGTTCCATATCTGGCTTTTCCAGTTAAAGGAGAAAAATTTTGCTTTTTTCCCCAATCCGGCTGCAGCACAAATCGTTCTTAGATTTGCTGAGAAACCAAAGGATTGCCCAAAGTAAAGCAGGCTAAACATGATACTTACGATCATTAGACCTGAAAACCACCAGGACCACGGTTGTGAGATGAATTCTACCAATGTCACGATTTGATTATTTTAAATGAAATGAAATAATGGGTTTGAATAAATGGTTGATGAGCTTTTCGGTGGCACTTTTATGGAAAATACCAGCCTTGCCATGTGTGCCTATACAGATGATATCCATATTGTTCATCTGGTTGAAATGTATTACACCGTTCTCCACATCTTTGTCATGAAGAATATGGCATTCATAGTTTTTGATATTATTCATCTCCGCAAATTGTCTCATATTATACCTGATAACTACAGATTCCGTGTCTACAGCACCCGAAGTAATCTGTAGTAAATGGACAGTAGGCTCAAAACCGGCGATGAGTTTTTGCAATAATTCCAGGTCTTCCTTAACCGGATCGTTGAACTGGTGTACCAGCAAAATATTTTTGATCTGCAGGTCCGAACGGTCGCACATCAGTGAAAGCACCGGAATGGTTGATTTGCGGGCGATCATCTGGGTTTCGCTGCCAGATAGTTTTTCCTGTATTCCCCAGGCTCCCTTTGTGCCCATCACGATCAGGTCAAAATGATTCGATGCAGAGAAATCCAGGATAGCGTCTGTGATCTTACCTAAAACTAAATGGGTAGTAACTTTCGCGCCATACATTGATTTCAGCTCAGCCAGCTTGCGTTCTGCTATCTCTTTTTGTTTCCGTACATAGCCCGCATCGATCTCCCCACATGTTTGCACATCCCCGGCAGCATCAAGGAATACGGTATCGGGTACCGCCATAACATGCAGGAAATGGATGTCAGTTGGTGTCTTTTCTTCCAGTTTTTTCACCATCAGGTAAGCGTATTCTGCCTGAACAGTAAAGTCAGTCGGAATAAGGATCTTAATTTTTTCCATATTATTTTGTCGGCTCTGTTTTTTTGAAAAGACTAAAGAGTAGGGCGCCCATTACGCTGCCGTAAATAGTGCTGTTTACAGGTTTTGAAGTGATCATACAGGTTCCGGAGGCGCAGCCAATCTGCTGCCAGTACAGGTACCCTGCTATTGCACCCAATAATGCACCTATCAAATAGAGTTTGTTATTCAATAATAGTTTTTTCATTATGCTGTTCCTCTCAGGATTTTGTGCCAGTATAACCAGGGCAATACTTTTACTTTCAGGATCCACATGGCCCAGTTGGGTTTCGCCTGGTTTATAGGAAAGGTCATGGTTGGCGTATTGGTATAATCAAATTCCGCAAGCATTAATTTGCCATATTCAGTCGGGATCGGGCAGGCACTATAGCCTGTGTATTCACCCGCCACTTGTTGTTCCTTCAGAAAGGATAATACATTCTCCACTACTACTGGTGCCTGTTTCCTGATAGCTGCACCGGTTTTGCTGCAAGGCGCATTGGTACAATCACCCAACGCAAAGATGTTTGGATAGATTTTGTGTTGCAGGGTATTTTTATTGACATCCACATAACCATAAGTATTCTTTGGGTCAGCGAGTGGACTGCTTTTAATAAAATCCGGTGCGGACTGTGGTGGTACAATATGGCACAGGTCAAATTTCAATTCCTTTTTAACAGTGATGCCTTCTTTATCTTTCTCTTCGTATT comes from Flavihumibacter fluvii and encodes:
- a CDS encoding DUF6132 family protein gives rise to the protein MKKLLLNNKLYLIGALLGAIAGYLYWQQIGCASGTCMITSKPVNSTIYGSVMGALLFSLFKKTEPTK
- a CDS encoding YeeE/YedE family protein translates to MTLVEFISQPWSWWFSGLMIVSIMFSLLYFGQSFGFSANLRTICAAAGLGKKAKFFSFNWKSQIWNLVFLVGAILGGFIARQFLSTGLPVEISTNTINDLGKLGFAAPSGLQPEELFSLKALFTLKGFSVLAAGGLMVGFGARYAGGCTSGHAISGLSDLQVPSLIAVIGFFIGGLVMTFLIFPLIF
- a CDS encoding universal stress protein; protein product: MEKIKILIPTDFTVQAEYAYLMVKKLEEKTPTDIHFLHVMAVPDTVFLDAAGDVQTCGEIDAGYVRKQKEIAERKLAELKSMYGAKVTTHLVLGKITDAILDFSASNHFDLIVMGTKGAWGIQEKLSGSETQMIARKSTIPVLSLMCDRSDLQIKNILLVHQFNDPVKEDLELLQKLIAGFEPTVHLLQITSGAVDTESVVIRYNMRQFAEMNNIKNYECHILHDKDVENGVIHFNQMNNMDIICIGTHGKAGIFHKSATEKLINHLFKPIISFHLK